A DNA window from Anaerocolumna sp. AGMB13020 contains the following coding sequences:
- a CDS encoding adenylyl-sulfate reductase subunit alpha, translated as MGKKLKLKQLTTDILIIGGGTAGCYAALTVREHSDAAVLIAEKANIKRSGCLAAGVNAINAYIVKGRTPEDYVEYAKKDADHIVREDLLLTMSQGLNRVTKKLEDLGLIILKDEQGEYVARGNRNIKINGENIKPILADAVSSLEDVKILNRVNVTDYIIKDNRILGAFAFSIEEEILYEIRADKVICATGGAAGLYRPNNPGFSRHKMWYPPFNTGAGYAMGIRAGAEMTTFEMRFIALRCKDTIAPTGTIAQGVGASQVNSFGEVYETKYGITTSERVYGTVKETLEGRGPCYLRTEGITALQDEELKKAYLNMAPSQTLKWIEAGKNPSQQNVEIEGTEPYIVGGHTASGYWVDTKRRTTIKGLYAAGDVAGGCPQKYVTGALVEGEIAALAALEDRKQEDKEKKSTAYKAENQTPAAEQVTWNETTKTCSSPNIQDIDETSEELRLASKKLQELEAILNYKNPVFAIEQLEEAMQKVMDTYAGGISNNYQFNEKQLTIADEKIDQLIKLSSHIRAEDMHELMFVYELKERLVLAKSVIAHLNARKETRWHSFAENLDYPDKKDEWLKYVNSRVVDGELKIIYRDLVGRGEIYEHSNS; from the coding sequence ATGGGAAAAAAATTAAAGCTAAAACAGCTTACTACAGATATATTGATAATTGGCGGAGGAACTGCAGGCTGTTATGCAGCTCTTACCGTCAGGGAACATTCCGATGCCGCCGTTCTTATAGCGGAAAAAGCTAATATTAAACGCAGCGGATGTCTGGCAGCTGGTGTAAATGCAATCAATGCTTATATTGTGAAAGGCAGAACACCGGAAGACTATGTAGAGTATGCTAAAAAAGATGCAGACCATATTGTTAGGGAAGATCTCCTGCTTACCATGTCCCAGGGGCTTAACCGGGTTACTAAGAAGCTGGAGGACCTTGGACTTATCATACTAAAGGATGAGCAGGGGGAATATGTAGCCAGAGGTAATCGTAACATAAAAATAAACGGGGAAAATATCAAACCAATTCTGGCAGATGCCGTTAGCAGCTTGGAAGATGTTAAAATATTAAACCGGGTAAATGTTACGGATTATATTATAAAGGATAACCGGATACTTGGAGCTTTTGCCTTTAGTATAGAGGAGGAAATACTCTATGAAATAAGAGCAGATAAGGTCATTTGTGCAACTGGTGGTGCCGCAGGATTATATCGGCCTAATAATCCCGGATTCTCCAGACATAAGATGTGGTATCCCCCCTTTAATACAGGCGCCGGATATGCCATGGGAATACGTGCCGGAGCAGAGATGACTACCTTTGAAATGAGATTCATTGCCTTAAGATGTAAGGATACCATTGCTCCTACAGGCACCATCGCACAAGGTGTAGGTGCCAGTCAGGTGAATTCTTTCGGTGAGGTCTATGAAACCAAATACGGAATTACGACCTCTGAACGTGTATACGGTACAGTGAAGGAAACGCTTGAAGGCAGAGGTCCCTGTTATCTTAGAACGGAAGGCATCACCGCCTTGCAGGATGAAGAACTCAAAAAAGCTTACCTGAACATGGCCCCCAGTCAAACCTTAAAGTGGATTGAGGCCGGAAAGAACCCCAGTCAGCAAAATGTAGAAATTGAAGGTACCGAACCTTATATTGTCGGCGGGCACACGGCCAGTGGGTATTGGGTGGATACAAAGCGACGCACTACCATAAAAGGCTTATACGCAGCAGGAGATGTGGCCGGTGGATGTCCCCAGAAATATGTAACCGGTGCTTTGGTTGAAGGAGAGATTGCCGCTCTGGCCGCACTTGAAGATAGAAAGCAAGAAGATAAGGAGAAAAAATCTACTGCATACAAAGCAGAAAATCAAACTCCGGCAGCGGAACAGGTTACATGGAATGAGACAACTAAGACCTGCTCTTCACCTAATATCCAGGATATAGATGAAACCTCGGAAGAACTTCGCCTTGCAAGCAAGAAACTTCAGGAATTGGAAGCTATCTTAAATTATAAGAATCCGGTCTTTGCAATAGAGCAATTAGAGGAAGCCATGCAAAAAGTAATGGATACTTATGCAGGCGGCATATCAAATAACTATCAGTTCAATGAGAAACAGCTTACGATTGCAGATGAGAAAATAGACCAGCTGATTAAACTTAGCAGTCATATCCGTGCAGAGGATATGCATGAATTAATGTTTGTCTATGAATTAAAGGAGCGGCTGGTGCTTGCAAAATCCGTTATAGCTCACTTGAATGCAAGAAAAGAAACCAGATGGCACAGTTTTGCAGAGAATCTGGATTATCCTGATAAGAAGGATGAATGGTTGAAATATGTGAACTCCAGAGTAGTTGATGGGGAACTGAAAATAATTTACAGAGATTTAGTAGGACGGGGGGAAATATATGAGCATAGCAATTCGTAA
- the cysW gene encoding sulfate ABC transporter permease subunit CysW: MQKTQQKESKFIPVFLITISILFLFIMLIMPLVVVITEALRNGIEVYKKAVFDTYTLKALLLTLEATLAAVAVNTVFGLFAAWTVTKYQFRKKKLLTTLIDIPFAISPIIAGLIFILTFGRIGWTHGLLTLLDIKIVFAVPGVILGTVFVTFPFISREIIPVLNAQGSDQEEAAAIMGAGAFRIFRRITFPQIKWAFLYGVVLCTARAMGEFGAVSVLSGHLRGKTITLPLQVEIFFSEFNFTAAFAVSSMLVILAVILLIIRNILEYKMKKAGV; this comes from the coding sequence ATGCAAAAAACGCAGCAGAAGGAATCAAAGTTCATACCGGTTTTTCTGATTACCATAAGTATTCTGTTCTTGTTTATTATGCTAATCATGCCCTTGGTGGTTGTAATTACGGAAGCTTTAAGAAATGGTATTGAAGTATATAAGAAAGCAGTATTTGATACCTATACCTTAAAAGCCCTTCTATTAACCCTGGAAGCTACTTTGGCTGCAGTGGCAGTAAATACAGTATTTGGTCTGTTTGCAGCCTGGACTGTAACAAAATATCAATTCAGGAAGAAGAAACTGCTGACAACTTTAATAGACATTCCCTTTGCCATTTCACCTATCATAGCAGGTCTGATATTTATTCTTACCTTTGGGCGAATCGGATGGACTCATGGCCTGCTGACATTACTGGATATCAAAATTGTCTTTGCAGTTCCTGGCGTTATCCTTGGTACCGTTTTCGTAACCTTTCCCTTTATATCAAGAGAGATCATACCCGTTCTCAATGCACAGGGTTCTGATCAGGAAGAAGCAGCAGCTATTATGGGGGCCGGAGCCTTTCGAATCTTTCGAAGGATTACTTTTCCTCAGATTAAATGGGCATTTCTATATGGAGTCGTATTATGTACCGCCAGAGCAATGGGAGAATTCGGCGCAGTATCTGTCTTATCGGGACATTTAAGGGGCAAGACGATAACCTTACCCCTGCAGGTGGAAATATTCTTCAGTGAGTTTAACTTTACCGCAGCTTTTGCTGTATCCTCAATGCTGGTAATTTTAGCTGTTATCCTATTAATTATCAGAAATATTCTGGAATATAAAATGAAAAAGGCTGGTGTCTGA
- the cysT gene encoding sulfate ABC transporter permease subunit CysT has translation MKRRKRKQVIPGFGISMGVTLTLLSLVVLIPMASLVLNASTMGIHTFFDTVTDKRIVSGYVVSFSCSLIAAIINAVFGVILAWILVRYEFPFKRLIDGLIELPFALPTAVAGIALTTLYSDKGMIGKFLGAWGIKVSYSKLGIIVAMVFIGIPFVVRTIQPVLEDLDPQYEEAANVLGASRAKIFFRIVFPEIRPALLTGFGLAFARAVGEYGSVVFIAGNIPFKTEIAPLLIMSKLEQFNYDGANAIALVMLAFSFIILFAINSVQVYANKFTRE, from the coding sequence ATGAAACGTCGTAAAAGAAAGCAGGTAATCCCTGGATTTGGAATTTCCATGGGAGTCACTTTAACCTTACTCAGCTTAGTTGTACTGATTCCAATGGCTTCTCTGGTACTTAATGCCTCTACGATGGGAATACATACTTTTTTTGATACGGTTACGGACAAACGAATTGTATCCGGTTATGTGGTGAGTTTTTCCTGTTCCCTTATTGCCGCAATTATCAATGCAGTTTTTGGTGTGATATTAGCCTGGATACTTGTACGGTATGAGTTTCCTTTTAAGAGATTGATAGACGGGCTCATTGAACTTCCCTTTGCCCTGCCTACAGCTGTTGCCGGTATCGCCCTTACCACCCTTTACTCTGACAAAGGAATGATAGGAAAATTTCTGGGAGCATGGGGAATAAAGGTTTCTTACTCAAAACTTGGAATCATTGTTGCTATGGTATTTATAGGAATACCTTTTGTAGTAAGAACCATACAGCCGGTGCTTGAAGATCTGGATCCCCAATATGAAGAAGCAGCGAATGTTCTTGGTGCCAGCAGAGCAAAAATATTCTTTCGTATAGTATTTCCGGAGATCAGACCGGCACTGCTTACCGGTTTCGGTCTTGCTTTTGCAAGGGCTGTAGGAGAGTATGGCAGCGTTGTCTTTATAGCAGGTAATATTCCCTTTAAGACAGAAATCGCTCCTCTCCTGATAATGAGTAAATTGGAACAGTTCAACTATGACGGTGCGAACGCCATAGCTTTAGTGATGCTGGCCTTTTCCTTTATTATCTTATTTGCCATTAACTCAGTGCAGGTATATGCCAATAAATTTACCAGGGAATAG
- a CDS encoding indolepyruvate ferredoxin oxidoreductase subunit alpha yields MSIAIRKESCTGCRKCMQVCPGSLIKLTEDKKAYIKYPKDCWGCSSCLKECSFGVISFYLGADIGGMGSKLITGMEGDIVHWQIEKTDGEITVIDINRKASNQY; encoded by the coding sequence ATGAGCATAGCAATTCGTAAGGAGAGCTGCACCGGCTGCAGAAAATGTATGCAGGTATGTCCCGGAAGTCTGATTAAACTGACAGAGGATAAAAAAGCCTATATCAAATATCCAAAAGACTGCTGGGGATGTTCCTCCTGCTTAAAGGAATGTAGCTTCGGAGTTATATCCTTTTATTTGGGGGCAGACATCGGAGGTATGGGCAGTAAGTTGATTACCGGCATGGAAGGAGATATCGTCCACTGGCAAATCGAGAAGACAGACGGTGAAATAACTGTTATTGATATAAACCGTAAAGCTTCCAACCAATATTAA
- a CDS encoding ABC transporter ATP-binding protein yields MHVEMKNINKTFGDFKASDHISFGIEKGKLIGLLGPSGSGKTTILRMLAGLEYPDSGDIFINGSRVNDLPASKRGIGFVFQNYALFRYMTVYDNIAFGLEIQKKNKKESKERVEELLSLIGLEGLGNRYPHQLSGGQKQRVAFARALAPNPQLLLLDEPFAAIDAKVRQELRSWLKETINKVGITSIFVTHDQDEAIEVADEIIITNKGRIEQKGSPLDIYRNPESLFVAEFVGQSSLLEDYSRLIGFKGAQSGSKAIIRPEFIKVSRKEEALLYPNSVEAGIVEKVSFRGSYSEIKIRVKDYQLTATRSLEEVPLSTGEEVNVLIYRLFTFGEQGNLVLENKAIEDKNPIYI; encoded by the coding sequence ATGCATGTAGAAATGAAAAACATAAATAAAACCTTCGGAGATTTTAAAGCCTCCGATCATATCAGCTTCGGTATAGAAAAGGGGAAGCTTATCGGTTTACTAGGCCCCAGCGGAAGCGGAAAGACAACCATTCTTCGTATGCTGGCAGGTCTTGAATATCCGGACTCCGGCGATATCTTTATCAATGGCAGCCGTGTCAATGATCTGCCTGCCAGTAAAAGAGGGATTGGCTTTGTATTTCAAAATTATGCCTTATTTCGTTACATGACGGTATACGACAACATTGCCTTTGGTCTTGAAATCCAGAAGAAAAATAAAAAGGAAAGCAAGGAAAGGGTGGAGGAATTACTGTCACTCATCGGACTTGAGGGATTAGGTAACCGTTATCCACACCAGCTGTCTGGCGGACAGAAGCAAAGAGTTGCATTTGCAAGGGCTCTGGCTCCTAATCCTCAGCTGCTTTTATTAGATGAACCTTTTGCAGCCATTGATGCCAAGGTTAGGCAGGAACTAAGAAGCTGGCTGAAAGAAACTATCAATAAGGTTGGTATAACAAGTATCTTTGTTACCCATGACCAGGATGAAGCCATCGAAGTAGCTGATGAAATCATAATAACGAACAAAGGAAGAATTGAACAAAAAGGTTCTCCTCTGGATATTTATCGTAATCCTGAATCTCTCTTTGTTGCAGAGTTTGTAGGTCAGTCATCACTCTTAGAGGATTACAGCAGACTCATCGGCTTTAAAGGAGCACAGAGTGGTTCAAAAGCCATAATCCGACCGGAATTTATAAAAGTCAGCAGAAAAGAAGAAGCTCTTCTCTATCCGAATTCCGTAGAAGCCGGGATTGTTGAGAAAGTTTCCTTTCGTGGAAGCTATTCAGAAATAAAGATAAGAGTGAAAGATTATCAGCTCACCGCCACCAGATCTTTAGAGGAAGTTCCATTAAGTACAGGGGAAGAGGTGAATGTACTGATTTACCGTTTGTTTACCTTTGGTGAGCAAGGCAATCTGGTTTTGGAAAATAAAGCAATAGAAGATAAGAATCCTATCTATATATAA